A window of Streptomyces profundus genomic DNA:
CGTGCCGCACCTGACGCACGGCCTCCAGGAACGGGAGCGACTCGATGTCGCCGACGGTGCCACCGACCTCGGTGATCACCACGTCGACGTCGTCGGTGGCCATCCGCCGGATGCGGTGCTTGATCTCGTTGGTGATGTGCGGGATGACCTGCACCGTGTCGCCGAGGTACTCGCCGCGCCGCTCCTTGGCGATCACGGTGGAGTAGATCTGCCCGGTGGTGACGTTGGCGCTGCCGTCGAGGTCGACGTCGAGGAACCGCTCGTAGTGCCCGACGTCCAGATCGGTCTCGGCGCCGTCGTTGGTGACGAACACCTCGCCGTGCTGGAACGGGTTCATCGTGCCGGGGTCGACGTTGAGGTAGGGATCGAGCTTCTGCATGGTGACGCGCAGGCCACGCGCCTTGAGGAGGGCTCCCAGGCTGGAAGCCGTGAGCCCCTTGCCGAGCGAGGAGGCGACCCCGCCGGTGACGAAGATGTGCTTGGTCGTCGTGGTGCTGGGCGGCATGGCCAAATCAGGGCTCCCGTGGTCGCGAGGTCGGATACGCGAAGGCCCCACGCGGTTCGCTGCCGGGGTGCCGTCGTTGGTGTTCGAAGGTCTGTCGCTGCCTCCGGTCCACGGGCTACCAGGGTAACAGCGGACGGACGGGGCACAGCGCCCGAGGACCTCTACCGGACGAGTATCGGACGAATCGATATGTGCTGACGAATGCCAACAAGGGCACCCGGGCCACAGGACGGGTTCGCCACGTGTCCAGCGGAACGCCGAACGGCGTCGTATCCTGCCTGGACGCCGGAATGGGCGAGGAAATTCCGCACGTCCCACGGGGGGCGGAGCGCTGTTCGACTGGAGTGGCAAGTGGCCGGGCGCATCGAGGACTACGCACTGGTCGGCGACATGCAGACCGCCGCGCTCATCTGTCGGGACGGGACGGCCGACTGGCTGTGTCTCCCGCGTTTCGACTCCCATGCCGTCTTTGCCGGGCTGCTCGGCACGGAGGAGCACGGGTTCTGGCGGGTGGGGCCGGCGCATGGCAGGGACATGCCGCCGCCGCCCGCCAACCGTCGCCGCTATGTCGGGGACTCCCTGATCCTTGAGTCCGAGTGGGACACCCCCAGAGGCACCGTGCGGGTGACGGACTTCATGCCGCCGCGCGGCGTGGACGCGCCGCAGCTCGTGCGGATCGTCGAGGGCGTCAGCGGACGGGTGCCGATGCGTTCGGCGCTGCGGATGCGGTTCTCGTACGGCTGGGTGGTGCCGTGGGTGCACAAGGTGGACGACCGGACGGTCGCCGTCTCGGGGCCCGACTCGGTCTGGCTGGACACCACCGCCGACACCTACGGCAAGGACCTCACCACCTACTCGGACTTCACCGTCGCCCAGGGCGACCGGGTGGCGTTCACCATCAGCTGGCAGCCCTCGCACAAGGGGCCGCCGCCGGTGGCCAACCCGGCGGAGACGCTGGCCGCCACCGAGGAGTTCTGGCGCGAGTGGGTCGCCCAGTGCACCTACCACGGGCCCTACCGGGAGGCCGTGATGCGCTCCCTGATCACCCTCAAGGCGCTGACCTACGCGCCGACCGGGGCCGTGGTGGCGGCGCCGACCACCTCGCTGCCCGAGGAGATCGGCGGCTCCCGGAACTGGGACTACCGCTTCACCTGGCTGCGGGACGCGGCCATGACGCTCTCCTCGCTGCTGCGCACCGGCTACCACGACGAGGCCAGGGCCTGGCGCGAGTGGCTGCTGCGCGCGGTCGCCGGCGACCCGGAGAACCTCCAGATCATGTACGGCATCGGCGGTGAGCGCGAGCTGGCCGAGGCCGAGCTCAGCTGGCTGCCCGGCTATGAGAACTCGCAGCCGGTCCGGGTGGGCAACGGCGCCGCCGGCCAGCTCCAGCTGGACGTCTACGGCGAGGTCACCGA
This region includes:
- a CDS encoding glycoside hydrolase family 15 protein yields the protein MAGRIEDYALVGDMQTAALICRDGTADWLCLPRFDSHAVFAGLLGTEEHGFWRVGPAHGRDMPPPPANRRRYVGDSLILESEWDTPRGTVRVTDFMPPRGVDAPQLVRIVEGVSGRVPMRSALRMRFSYGWVVPWVHKVDDRTVAVSGPDSVWLDTTADTYGKDLTTYSDFTVAQGDRVAFTISWQPSHKGPPPVANPAETLAATEEFWREWVAQCTYHGPYREAVMRSLITLKALTYAPTGAVVAAPTTSLPEEIGGSRNWDYRFTWLRDAAMTLSSLLRTGYHDEARAWREWLLRAVAGDPENLQIMYGIGGERELAEAELSWLPGYENSQPVRVGNGAAGQLQLDVYGEVTEALHLAHMTGLSRNDHANLLQLKLIRYLEDHWDEPDEGIWEVRGPRRHFVHSKVMAWVAVDRTVKLIESGEVDGPLERWRELRDEIHRTVCEHGYDAERNTFTQSYGSKELDASLLLIPQMGFLPPDDKRVIGTIEAIQRELSTLDGFILRYPTSGDQAGVDGLEGDEGAFLACSFWMADDLAMIGRVDEARKLFEKLLALRNDLGLLAEEWDPRRMRQVGNFPQAFSHVPLIDTALRLTASGAFGG